One part of the Aerosakkonema funiforme FACHB-1375 genome encodes these proteins:
- the rbfA gene encoding 30S ribosome-binding factor RbfA — MATDRRVSRVAALIQREVSQMLLSGIKDDRVGAGMVSVTDVDVSGDLQHAKIFVSIYGTPEAKVETMAGLKAATGYVRRELGHRVRLRRTPEVVFVEDKSLERGDRILSLLNRIEQERRDHPLPEENDRHDRKDNIVSVEEEEET; from the coding sequence ATGGCTACAGATCGTCGGGTTTCCCGCGTTGCTGCACTAATACAGCGCGAAGTCAGCCAAATGCTGCTTAGCGGCATCAAAGATGACCGCGTGGGCGCAGGTATGGTCAGTGTGACGGATGTGGATGTTTCGGGAGACCTTCAGCACGCCAAGATATTTGTCAGTATCTATGGCACTCCGGAAGCAAAAGTAGAAACAATGGCAGGGTTAAAGGCGGCGACAGGTTATGTTCGTCGGGAACTCGGTCATCGCGTGCGTTTGCGTCGGACGCCGGAAGTCGTGTTTGTGGAAGATAAATCCCTAGAACGAGGCGATCGCATCTTATCTCTGCTCAACCGGATTGAGCAAGAACGGCGCGACCACCCTCTCCCAGAGGAGAACGATCGCCACGATCGCAAGGATAATATAGTATCGGTGGAGGAAGAGGAAGAAACTTGA
- a CDS encoding DUF751 family protein, with the protein MLDGFWQNVYRYCTYFVTVITGVFFFLFGWLAPLFRRPVTAIALVSFFIAGLIFVALTLRAMLGLSPV; encoded by the coding sequence ATGTTGGATGGATTTTGGCAAAACGTATATCGCTATTGCACGTACTTTGTTACCGTGATAACAGGCGTATTCTTCTTCCTGTTCGGCTGGTTAGCACCGCTATTTAGGCGTCCGGTAACAGCGATCGCCCTCGTTAGCTTTTTTATTGCAGGCTTAATTTTTGTTGCCCTGACCCTGAGAGCGATGCTGGGTTTAAGCCCGGTTTAG